The Eptesicus fuscus isolate TK198812 chromosome 16, DD_ASM_mEF_20220401, whole genome shotgun sequence DNA window ATCTccacccatttttttaattgaacgaAACTGTTTAATCGCCACTTCCTTGAGATCCAGGTGTTTTCGTTCCAGATCTGAAGGTGCAATGTAAGGCTTGTCTCCACCACATACCTGTACAGACACGATTACAGCACGAAGGTTACATGCGAGAAATGATTCACACTTGCAAGTTCCCTACTCTTAGTGTTCAGTCTCAAAAAGTCAAACCACCTACATGgttcaattttaaatttcttcataaTACCTCACACATAACCATAACCTATTTATTTACAGCCTATATGTTTAACTGACTCAGGCTAAATAAATTTTCCAAATATAACTAATAcaagtaaagacaaaaataattacaCCAAAATTTGAACCTGACTTCATTTGACCCACTAATACACCATAAGAGTACGAAAGATTACTGGCAAGGGAGTGGGtaaaagataataaattaaaaaggtaCTTTAATGTTCAAGTTAGCAAGCTTAGCATAGAAATTGCTAGTGGCCTTAAGCTAGTGTTAATTACATTAGAAGCTATTAATTAACAGCACTATGAATCATGTGTCAGGAAATATTTCAGTACGGCTTATGTAATAACTTACTGCCCATCTCTTGCACTCTATGTGAATTATTTTGTTAGTTAATTTCCAGCAGAATTAGATAACAGAGAATTAGGAAATGATGTAACATAACAATGCATAAGGAGTACAATTTACTtcaattattttacataataaaaatctCACTCTAgcatcaaatttaaattttagttacaAACCTGTTCCATATTTCTGCAATAAATCTCTCTTGCTCCTGCTACTGCAGCAAGATTATTAGCTTCAGCTGTTgcctaaaacaataaaatatgtgcCAATTTTATGCAAAAAAAGATGACTCTATAAATTCTGATCAACACAGTAAGTTATATACAATAAAGAAGTCTGAAAATGAACCAAAGAAAATATTACCAACTTCCAGTTTTCCTTTTCAATGGAACACTAGATTAAAGGGTATAGTAAAACTCTATCTAGCTTCTAATAGAACTGTctgcctaattttatttttcttaggttTGTTAAAATGGGTTTATAAAAAATACCACATATGCTCAGGAAATTATAGGCAATTAAGTAAACACAAACCTAAAATGCATCAAGTCTTCAGATGTAAAGAATCAAGTATTACCCActatggttctctctctcatAATCAATATTGCACAagggatatttttaaatgcacaaaatTGCTTATTGGGTGagttttataagaaaatactacttAGTCCACCATAAAATGGAGAAATTGCCTGAGGTAGCATTAGAAGTAGCTCTAAATCattaatacaaaaagaaaataagacttaTTTCAAACAACATTCACTGTCAAAGATgcagaggaaaggagaagcaCGGTCCAGAGGCCCATTTTAAGCTAGCTTCTGCAACAGAATATTTCCTACACTTTCTGAGCAACTAAAGGGAAGGTACTGAGGATTCTTATTTCTGGTGGCCTGTGTGCAAGGTCTGCAATCTGTAGTTACCAAAAACCTCAGGACCCATGACAAGTACTGCTTTAAATATCTGATATGTACATGCATGCAAAGAAGTACCACCCCATTTCCAGCATTTATCTCTAAAGCaaagattttctttctctttcacaaaTAAACATATGTATAACACACACACTACCTGAAGCATGGACTTTGGATGTGGAAGTTCCTCTCCTTGATAAATTTTAATGTAAGcctaaaaataaagaagacttgTTATATTGATAGGTTATGCAATTTAGCTCTATAATCCAAAAGAAAGACATAatcattaaatataaaaacaatccaCACTATTAAAAGGAAAACCTAGACTTTAAAAATCCAGTCTCATTCCAACAAAATTAACCCTATGctcaatattattaaatatattaattgatttcagagagaaagggagagggttagaaaaatagaaacatcaatgatgagagagaattactgattggctgcctcctgcacactccctcctggggatgtgctctttgccagaatcgaacctaggaccctgcagtctgcagaccaatgctctatccactaagccacaccggctagggctcaacatTATTAAATGCTTATGTTGCTAAATGATATCCTGGAGAAATGtttctaaatataatttcaacatgtataaaagttatttctcatatttcaaagttatatataaaatgcCATCCACTTTATGAAAAGAAACACATAATTCTCCCCTACTACCAATGCTTCAACTAAATATGTTAGAAAACATTATAATTCAGTACTTTACTTTAACCAGCTTAAATtatctcagttaaaaaaaaaaaattatgtaattgtGGTTTAAGAGTAAGAAGGCAAGATGAGAGTTTTTAGTAAGTCCATATAGGAATCTTTCATCTCTACTTTCTATTGATTAAATTAAGTCATAATTAAACAAAGACAGTATGTATAAAAGGACCAAAAACACACTCTTAGTTAACTGTGTTTTCCCTTCCATTTATCCATAACTACTATGAATAAATACAACCCTCTACAAGGTCTTACTTTGTCTATCAAgctataaaatttgaaaagaacaGAGGGAAAAAAACCTACAAATAATTTTAGCTACAAATAACTTGCGCTCAGAAACCAGTTCTGATACTTTCAGCTGCTCTTATCAAGTCCTCAGAACTCTGAGAAAAGGCCTTTGTAAGCACTCAAGATGGAGAATTATGCTCCCAATCCCTACTGTCATTCACAAATGACAGAGTGGTATTACAATACAGTGAATGGTTCTTCTCTCCATATCAGAGCTGGAGAACAAGTAGGATAGTTCTGTAAATAAATCACTGTCCAGAAGACACAAGGTGTCTACTAGAATGTTAAATATCCTTAAACGTTGATATACCAAATTCAAGGCAgacaaattataaatattatacttttgctttaaaataggaaacaaagTCATTTAATGTCAGAGTTTTCCTACCTTAAAATATTCTACAAGATCTCTACAAGTGACTTTAGATCCACTTATCTCTTTTTCTACCAAATTTTCAGGGGCAAGCAGCAATGGAACCAGATTTCGAAGCTCTCGTTTAAAGTCTTCATCAATATCTAGTGAACATGAAATTAGTCAACATATTAGTTCAAAAAGCTAAGAACTACCCATTGTTAAGAGCTCATAAAATTCTATTTCATGAATAAGAGTTCACAGTATCTATTATTTAAGTAGATGCATTTTAAACTCATCCAAACATGTCATCTCCTAGAAAAAATACAGCACCCCTGACATTGCCCCTCACACCCCAAGATTTCTTTCAGTCAAATAATAAAGTGTAGACTACACAAACAAATCCCACATTAAGTATTAACTAAACTATCCCTTTCAGAAggcaaataattcaaaaatttgtattaaattttaagatttttcccAATCATACTGTAAAAGCTTCATCAATCTTCAAGCCTTTTACCATGATTCTCAAAATAATCcaaaaacaaacataataaagTTATACTATCACCCCTGAAAAGGAGAAACTTAAATCTGGTTGCATCAATACAGTACATTGGTAAAGCTTTTTAGCAGAAAGCAACCAGATGAAATACTTAAATGTTCCAAGCCTTCAGAACTTTTAGGACATCAGTGCTGAGCAACAGACCACATTATAAAATGTTAATCAGTATGATAGCTATTTGCAAAAAACCAATGGAAAGCTAGAAAGACCACACAGAGCATTATAATCATATCATTAACAATGCATCAAAATGTCCTCCAgtataaaacacaaaatttaaggaatcatgtactttttaaaaactttcagcCCCTAAAAAATAAGTTCTGATTTTAGCAAGAATGGGAATTCCCACCTTTCAATCTCCCATCAAAACTAGGATTAGTTGCAACTTTAAGACCAGGATGTGGTAAAAGGAAGCAACCAAGATTTGAGAAACAATTGTGAATGTGCTTCCTTACATTCTGTAGCTCTTCATGCTGATTTTGCTTTACCTGAGGGCAGAAGGAGACAGAATGAAGGTGCAAACAGGagcaaaaaactttttaaagaaaacacacacatactcacatgcatgcacacttAACTCAGATGCTATTCCAGATAGGTGTTTGACCACATAAAATTTTACTAAAGATCCATTTCTGACACTTTGGTAAGACCCCACTTTGTCTTAAACCAGAaaagttgttttttccccctatgTTAGCTGCCAaggacatgaaaaaaataaaaaattaacaattaaCCATAATATCTAACACCAGAATAATAAGTCCTAGTTGAGATTTATGAACCAGGTAAGAAATTAAGAATCTTCCTTTAAAGTACTTACAatggcaaagagaaaaacaaagtattACTCTGCCTACAAATAAAAGGGTCAAAGAATAGCTAAAGTGAATCACTCCAGTGCAGTCCAAAGAACCTTAGAAATATGTTAGGATTTCAGCTCTCAGTCCCAATGATTATTTACGATTAATGCTAGTTATCAATGTTTGGGGAAGAGAGATTGCTCTGTCTTTTCTGGAAGAAAACCTTAACTTTAgatttttaataactatttatCCCAATATAACTTCTCAAAAATCATTCTAAAAAACATTCCAAAATACCCCATTCATAATCAACAAAACCTGGAAATTACCTAAATCACTATCAAAAGTAGAACTGAAAAATCATTgtttattcatacaatggaatactgcataGCAATAAGAATAAATTAACTAAGCTACATGCAACAGTATGGATTAATCTCAGaaacataataatagacaaaagaAGTTATTCACAAACAAATACATACTGTATATGATTCCCttcataaaaagtataaaaacaaagcCAGTTAGAGGTCAATATACTGGTAGAGGGtttggggctgggggaagggtgggtgTCAGTGCATGGAGGTGGGTGATTCAGAATGCCAGTAACATGGTGGCTATGTTTAATTTGTACAAATTCATCAAGCTACACACTGATGATTTTAAGCACTTTTCTATGTCACTTCAGTAAGACACTAAAAATCCTTCTTGGCTTTGAAGTACATAATTCTGAGTTTAGGCAGTATGCCTAATGTGCTGTGTGTTAATTTCTTCTGAACAAACCAGAGAAAATTCTAGATGACTAAAATGATTTCCAACAGTagagtctaaaaataaaaatgcctttcaaaTAATCCAAGATTGAGGAGCCGATTTTAATCTCATTTTAGAAATAAGACAACTATATTGTACCCAAAGTTTATGAGTGCAGTTGAGAAACTAAATGTGTCATCACATAGGCAAAGAAAATTGTATTAATCAAGACAGAACCCTCTTTTGTGTAGGTGAGTTGGTGGGTAATATCTGACATAAGGGTTTCCCAAATAATGCCATGGAGGGAACCTTTAGGAATAAAGGATCATGTTGGTGAGGTTATTTTCCAGGAATGCCTTGGTGTGGCATATTCCATGAGCCAGGAGACTGGGATATTCAGGTTGTAGTCCAGTTATCAATAATTAGTTGAAGTGATCAAAAGCAAGTCACTTTTCTGGGTTCTAGTTttgctatatatatatcttttaaaaagaagactgaACTAGATGATATTTAAGATCCCTTTCTAGCTCCATATGCTATCATTCTATGAGATAATTCCTTGGAGAGATGGCCTCACATTGTCTGTGCTCAATGCATGCACATTACATTATCCAGTCTGTCCCAAATGTTCAGAAGATCAGCTGGGCCAGAGAGGAACATGCATGCAATCTAAGTAGGTAAGTAAGTCATTGTCCTCTTTTCACCAATTATGTATGGAGTCATCTGAGCTAATTTGGGATACTCAATTTATTCCAAGGATACCTAGAGATTGGTAGTCTAAGCAGCAGTTCAGGAAGCCCACTCCTTCACCTGGCTTGGCATTTACACTCTCCTAAGAAGTGGGGCTTACCTGCAATCTCTTTTCAAGGAATTGTTTTCCACCTTCCAAACCATATGAATGTTCATAAGGGTAACTCCAATCTCGAATCAAAAACATTAATGTCTATAcacaggggggaaaaagaaataatttattttacaaaatcttACAAAAAAAGCCACTACTTTAACAACTGAAGCCGAATAAGGCCCTAAACAATCCTCATAAAAATTTGTAGTATTAAATGGTTAATACTGCTCATAGTTATATCAAGGGCCTACCTAAACTAATACTCCCAGATCATATACCACCAAGCAATTGCCTCCATTTGAGAACTTCGCTATGTTTGAAGAGCCACCACAAGCAATaatgcaggtttttaaaaattaactccccacccaaaatgtctccagacactggCAAATATCCCCATGGTGGTAAAAATACcccaactcagaaaaaaaggaaacaggccCAATAGAGTGTATTTCATCCATATACACAAAATGAAGCTATAACCAGCCCAAATATTTCATATAAGTAATCACTTGAGCAAGACAAGACTGAGGCagaattgtttttaattaatctCTGTCATGAAAGGGCTCCACAGAAGCAAGCAAAGCAAATACTTCTAAAATAACTCCACCCACATTAATTTCTGACAATATTCTGTACCTATCATTTAAACAACAAGGGCATAAAAGAGCAGAAGGggggagaaatataaataattcccTATGAAACCAAAATAAAGAACAGGATTAACCTCAACTTACAATACACCACACCAAAGAAACCTATGCTATTTTGTAGTAGTTTATCATGTTAAAAGAAATTTAAGTGACTTTCTTTAAGTCttagaattaaataatatttaattaagaaTCTACAGtcattttttctatttcctaCTAGTATTTGGTTAGCCTACTATTGATAAGTTGGTGATAACATTACCATAAATTAATATCAATTCTGCTGAATCTATTGCTAAAAATAAGTTTGTTGTAATGACCTCATGTTTTCAGTTACAAATGAGATGACTTGATAGCTGTCCAtaggtaacttttaaaaaaatgataaaatatttatttacctgAAATGGTTTCTGGTAGATTTCTTCCATTGCAAGCCTGCCATACTCTGTAAATAACTATTAAatcaagttatttaaaataatgcctCCAAAGAGATTGAAAGAAGACATCTATAAAACTGTTTTACATCAGACCACTAGATGTCAGATATCACTTGAAAGCCAagcatttaattttctaatatacTGGGTgggtatatattaaaatttaattaataaaaagtttaatgaaTAAGAAGTCGTACATCCGTTTAAAATCATGCAGTATTCAATCTTCTTACAATGTTATAGGCTTTTAGGGGTAAAGTCACAATAAAGTAGGAATTAAATTTTCAATACTTGGACATACATTAAGTCTTACGTACTTGCAAGTGCTGAAGATCATCTTCTTGAATATTCTGAGACAAATTATATACCTGTTaaaacaaaatttgtttttactggcattttatttttgaataccCAGCTGTGTATAGTTTTACTTGTGGAAATAAAGGCTATTTTATACCTCAGTACAAATGAATCACTTAGCCACTCACTATATTAATCTGTGGCACATGAAAaggatattttctcttttcctaataGGATAAAACATTCAGAGGAAAACAGTGGTAGTAAACTGTAAAAATCATGAATACATGCATATGGGGCCTAAAAAGTGGCAgacttttaaaaaggtatattaaGTAGTAAGTTTCTATTTTCCTTCTCAAGGTTACTCTAAAATATTATgaaacaggttttttttaaataaatattgtttccaaaattatttttcctaagtCAATGAATGTGAGGGGCATAGTTCTACAGAGATAAATTCCTCCCTGATACCAGTACAATCACAGTATATAGCTGACAGTAACTCGGTGGTGTCTCAACTACCATCGACTCTAATATAGCTCTCTTTTTATATAAGTAAACTCATCAGACTAAACAATTTAACATGAAAATTTCAACAGCCTGtgctaactgaaaaaaaaaaaaaaatagcagtagGTGGCACTCTTGCCCTTTCTGAAATTCTTAGGAAGCTTTCCATAGACCAGAGCTGATAATGGAAGGTCTAAGTACTCTCAAGGAAGGAAAATTGGAGAAAAGATTCACTAGGTCCAGTCCTTCTGGCTCAGGTCTTTATAAGGTGACCTAGGCCACCACAGGAGAAAAATGGATGTCCACAGATGTCACTCTGCTAAGAAATAATGTTGTCTAAGAAAACAGGGTTGCTCCAAAGATAGAACAATTTGTTCTAACAGCAAATGAGTGATAATCTAGCTGAATCACTTGGAAGTCAAGAATATAAACAGCCAATATAGGtcagcaaaattaaaataatatcctCAGCTGACTAACTCCAAACAGAGTACTTAAAAAAGTAACTAATGACTGAGGTGATTAAACTCTAGATTTAAACTTAaaaccaagaaaagaaagaaagaaagaaagaaacttaaaacCAAAAGCATGACCAACCTATTTTTACCACATGGGCCTTAACTTTTAGATAAGAGGTCCAGATCCTTTCATTGTCTGAGCCAGGTTGCAAATAGCAATGAGAGG harbors:
- the ATL2 gene encoding atlastin-2 isoform X5, yielding MGGNNEPLTGFTWRGGCERETTGIQVWNEVFVIDRPDGTKVAVLLMDTQGAFDSQSTIKDCATVFALSTMTSSVQVYNLSQNIQEDDLQHLQLFTEYGRLAMEEIYQKPFQTLMFLIRDWSYPYEHSYGLEGGKQFLEKRLQVKQNQHEELQNVRKHIHNCFSNLGCFLLPHPGLKVATNPSFDGRLKDIDEDFKRELRNLVPLLLAPENLVEKEISGSKVTCRDLVEYFKAYIKIYQGEELPHPKSMLQATAEANNLAAVAGAREIYCRNMEQVCGGDKPYIAPSDLERKHLDLKEVAIKQFRSIKKMGGDEFCRRYQDQLEAEIEETYANFIKHNDGKNIFYAARTPATLFAVMFAMYIISGLTGFIGLNSIAVLCNLVMGLALTSLCTWAYVKYSGEFREIGTMIDQLAETLWEQVLKPLGDNLMEENIRQSVTNSIKAGLTDQVSHHARLKTD